In one window of Candidatus Cloacimonadota bacterium DNA:
- a CDS encoding biopolymer transporter ExbD — MAYGPSRSRSKSLRETRSPNLIPIMNLFIVIIPMLMTIMISVRLAMIEITLPAQGAAQQEEAVEEPPRALTLVLYPDRFEIKVEDRQGVTTIPMLSENVYDYVSLDEKIAGLKKEFPKQLIMEILPDPNVKFDTLLRSIDICKSHDFPSIKYLTTQTKFYKAK, encoded by the coding sequence ATGGCCTATGGTCCATCCAGAAGCAGGTCAAAATCTCTGCGGGAAACCAGATCACCTAACCTGATCCCGATCATGAATCTGTTCATCGTCATCATTCCGATGCTGATGACCATCATGATCTCAGTGCGCCTGGCAATGATCGAAATAACTCTGCCAGCTCAAGGTGCTGCTCAGCAGGAAGAAGCCGTGGAAGAACCTCCCCGAGCCCTGACTCTGGTCTTATATCCCGACAGATTTGAAATAAAAGTGGAAGATAGACAGGGTGTTACTACCATTCCCATGCTCTCAGAAAATGTATATGATTATGTGAGTCTGGATGAGAAGATCGCCGGCTTGAAAAAGGAGTTTCCCAAGCAACTTATTATGGAGATCCTGCCCGATCCCAACGTGAAATTCGATACACTCCTGCGCAGCATCGATATCTGCAAAAGCCACGACTTCCCCAGCATCAAGTATCTGACCACGCAAACCAAATTCTATAAGGCCAAATAG
- a CDS encoding MotA/TolQ/ExbB proton channel family protein, translating into MNRNFLKLLIITLLILSVCNLSAVNVQRLFISGGPFMYIISILLVIMLILAIVKYWQLSIKEKLDTQNFFLKIKGYVRNNQIREAIKISSQFKKTTIGFIFWSGLLGYSDGVDSGKKGVELQNHVQNAFDEAGLQAIPKIDAGLFWFDIIAQVATLLGLLGTIFGLVNAFDALATAAEADKSRLLTEGIAMAMGTTAYGLIVAIPTMLIKGALQARAEKIINDIDEFSVKAINQITYAMKD; encoded by the coding sequence ATGAATAGAAATTTTTTGAAGTTGTTGATAATCACGCTGCTGATCTTATCGGTCTGCAATCTTTCAGCAGTAAACGTGCAGAGATTGTTCATCAGTGGTGGGCCGTTTATGTACATCATTTCCATACTGCTGGTGATCATGCTGATCCTGGCAATTGTGAAGTACTGGCAGCTCTCCATCAAGGAAAAACTGGATACCCAGAATTTCTTTCTCAAGATCAAGGGCTACGTCAGGAACAACCAGATCAGAGAAGCTATCAAGATCAGTTCACAATTCAAGAAGACCACCATCGGCTTCATCTTCTGGAGCGGACTGCTGGGTTACAGCGACGGAGTAGATTCCGGCAAGAAAGGTGTGGAACTGCAGAATCATGTGCAGAACGCTTTTGATGAGGCCGGGCTGCAGGCCATTCCCAAGATCGATGCCGGACTGTTCTGGTTCGATATTATTGCCCAGGTAGCAACATTGCTGGGTCTTTTGGGAACGATCTTCGGTCTGGTGAATGCCTTTGATGCTCTGGCCACAGCAGCTGAAGCTGATAAAAGCCGCCTGCTTACAGAAGGTATAGCCATGGCCATGGGAACTACAGCCTACGGTCTTATCGTAGCTATTCCCACCATGCTGATCAAGGGAGCCCTGCAGGCAAGAGCCGAGAAGATCATTAACGATATCGATGAATTCAGTGTAAAAGCGATCAACCAGATCACCTATGCCATGAAGGATTAA
- a CDS encoding biopolymer transporter ExbD, giving the protein MKKLSYVPIWKSQSRKSLHKKKSNKTKDLNITSLIDILTILLVFIIKNVSMDASEKNVPKGMLLPTTITKNALIESGQTIIIKIYPDQILYGKENVPVGSLQEFVSNKNVRTSLLRYMKLEADKIKANDHIPCLLIQGDKDLDCKYITEFIKFSAQASFANIYFSTIHTDEKNEVLGIQG; this is encoded by the coding sequence ATGAAAAAATTATCTTATGTTCCTATTTGGAAAAGCCAGTCACGCAAGAGCTTGCATAAAAAGAAAAGCAATAAAACCAAAGATCTGAACATCACCTCCCTGATCGACATCTTGACCATCCTGCTGGTGTTCATCATCAAGAACGTATCCATGGATGCTTCCGAGAAGAACGTGCCCAAAGGTATGCTGCTGCCCACCACGATTACCAAGAATGCTCTGATCGAAAGCGGCCAGACCATCATCATCAAGATCTATCCCGATCAGATCCTCTATGGAAAAGAGAATGTTCCCGTGGGCTCTCTGCAGGAGTTTGTCAGTAACAAAAATGTTCGAACTTCTCTACTTCGTTATATGAAATTGGAAGCTGACAAGATCAAGGCGAACGATCATATCCCCTGTCTACTGATCCAGGGCGATAAAGACCTGGACTGCAAGTATATTACGGAGTTCATTAAATTCAGTGCCCAGGCCTCTTTTGCCAATATCTATTTTTCCACCATTCATACTGATGAAAAAAATGAAGTTCTGGGAATTCAGGGGTGA